Proteins co-encoded in one Malus sylvestris chromosome 9, drMalSylv7.2, whole genome shotgun sequence genomic window:
- the LOC126634632 gene encoding uncharacterized protein LOC126634632, which produces MAAATIVPIVLNLKNYDDWSPRVKTYLMAEDLWDIVEGTYKKPPLIDPFPIDGSLPIIKTGEEKEAEIKAWKMKNVKALYAIPNSCGDDTYQFIKSATTAKEAWDTLLEKLNPGRNQSSDGRGTT; this is translated from the exons ATGGCAGCAGCTACAATTGTTCCTATAGTTCTTAACCTTAAGAACTATGACGATTGGAGTCCTCGGGTGAAGACTTACTTGATGGCAGAAGATCTTTGGGATATTGTCGAAGGCACATATAAAAAACCGCCTCTTATTGACCCCTTTCCAATTGAT GGATCTTTACCAATTATCAAAAcaggagaagaaaaagaagctgaAATTAAGGCTTGGAAGATGAAGAATGTCAAGGCCTTATATGCAATCCCGAATTCTTGCGGGGATGATACTTATCAATTTATCAAGAGCGCAACCACAGCCAAAGAAGCATGGGATACTTTGTTAGAAAAATTGAATCCAGGTCGTAATCAATCATCAGACGGAAGAGGTACGACATAA